The Lolium rigidum isolate FL_2022 chromosome 1, APGP_CSIRO_Lrig_0.1, whole genome shotgun sequence region TGGTTTTCTCCGGCTGGGGCAGTTCCTAAGCGACGTCTTGAAGATCGATGGCTGCAGAGCTCTGGCTAGCACCCGTGTTCTTTGTTGCTTAGCTTTAGGCCTGTCCTGTTTCTTTTTAcctgtttctgtttttgtttgctGTGATCAGCACCCTTGTATTTCTGCCGTGTGTGGCTTAATTAATTTTAAGCTGGGCTGCAAAGCCTTCCCTTTAAAAATATTCTACCAGAAGAACCGGACTGATCGCTATAGGCTGGATAGCTACTTGAGCATATGGATCGACCCACCAATTTGCCGCGTCCATCGTCAACACACTTGGGCTAGCTTATAAGTAGATGTGCCCCTGCCCATCAGCTTCAGCACAATTAGCACATTACTGATACCTAGTTTGCACATACCCTTGGCATCGTTAATTAGCTAGCTAGCTCGATCCCTAGCTAGATAGATACGAGGCCATGAAGGGTATTATTGTGCTTCTCGGCCTTGTGGTGGCTCTCGCCGTCGGCGCCAGTGCAGTGCGGGCGGGCAAGCCGGTGGTGCCGGCGGTGTTCGTGCTGGGTGACTCGACGCTAGACGTGGGGAACAACAACCACCTGCCGGGGAAGGACGTGCCCAGGGCCAACGTGCCCTTCTACGGCATCGACTTCCCCGGCGGCCCCATGCCCACCGGACGGTTCAGCAATGGCTACAACATCGCCGACTTCATCGGTACGTATCATCTGTGTTATTGCCTAAATTGATGAAGGTCATGCCCATGCGTTCATGTTCATATTATGTTAACTTGATCCATGGATGCAGCCAAGAACTTGGGCTTTGAGAGGAGCCCTTTGGCCTATCTGGTGCTGAAGTCACGCAACTATCTCATCCCCAGCGCCCTGACGAGAGGAGTCAGCTACGCCTCGGCAGGAGCTGGGATCCTCGACTCAACTGTAAGTGTAGCTAAATTTCTTCAGCAGGCTGGTAACTCCTAGGCCTTTTGCCGAGCGCCATGTTCGTGCGCCATCAAATGTCGACTGTTGTCACTTTTTTCTCGAGTGTCTTATTTACCGAGTTCCCACGGTAGCACTTggtttagggcatgtacaatataAGATGCTGAGTGAGATGTTTAGAAAAATGAACTAGTTTTCGTTTAATCACTACTGTTTATTAATAGGTACCTTTATTAAAATAAGCATTGTTTCTTAAGTAAAAATCAGGTTTACTTTTATAAGCATGTCTCCCTAAGTGCTTCCCATGCATTGTACGCAGATGGCTACGGCAGGtgctttagaaaaaaaaaatccgatTTTTCCTGCCACGTCGGACATGTCAGGTGCTTGTGAAAGGCAAAGAGTGTCTAGTTTGACTTCGATGACTCGGAAGCCACTCCATTTTTACGTACATGCCCATAATTGAATCACATAAGTAGATATGCTAGCATTAGAGAGGAAGACGCTTGAACACGTGcttttcctttctctctccttaAGCACATGCATTTAGGCACTCTGCAGTGTACATGCCCTAATGGTTTGCCGAGTGTCACGTCAGCCACAACGCCTCGGCAAATCCATATACGCCGAGCAAAGCGTTGCTTGGTTAAGTGCCATCTCATAAACATGTTATATATGTAACACCCACCATTAGCACACGATTGTAAGTACAAAATTGTTGAAAACAGTGAACTCAAGAGCAACACTATAAAGTTTTGCTGCTTTAAGTGAATATGTTGAAAATATCATAGAGAAATAAAGATGGTACTTTTCTAAAGATCGAAAATGAAAATTCACGCTGCCAGTGTTGACCTATCTTGAAGCGCGTATGGTGATGCTAGTTTGTTGCACGGCACCATTGCCAAGGGAGTTTTCTGGGTACGAATTCCGTTGCCGAGGGAGCAAGGACCGTGGGATCACGTACACAACGAGACACTCTCAGCAGCCACCACATGCAAGTATCATGCACGCTACGTTGCCTAGAGGCACTTGTAAGTTGTTTATGCATGGGTCGACACGCTCAGCCAGCAGGTTGCATCTCGATTTGGCGAAGTCAAACGTCACTGACAGAATTCCAGCCTCAGATCATATGTATATTAATTTCTGATGAGGGGTTTCTACCGCCTCTGATTTACCGTTCTACTGCGTACATGTATGTACTAACACAAGAGAAAAGAGTGACACCGATGTCTGTTGATGATGTGCTTCTCCGTCTATCACTAGCTACATCCTATGGTATGATTATGCACGTGTCTCCCATGTATAGTGGATCTTTAGACGTTTAGGCGTTTCACATAGCAAGGTTACCCTCCTCCTTACATGTGACTTTTGTTGTACCCCGACTTGACACTAACCTTATGATTCATTGCAGAACGCAGGAAACAACATCCCGCTTTCAAAGCAGTTGATCTACTTCGCGTCAACCAAGTCCGAGATGGAGGCCGCTTGGGGCACCCACAAGGTCTCCACGCttctcgccaactccttcttcctcctcggctTCGGCAGCAACGACATGTTCCAGACCAACCCTAAGACCCCAGCCGACGTCGCCGCGCTCTATGCCGCCCTCGTCTCCAACTACTCCGCCGCCATCACAGACCTGTATGGGATGGGTGCGAGGAAGTTTGGGATCATCAATGTGGGCCCAGTAGGGTGCGTACCGGGGGTCCGCGTGCTAAATGCAACGGGGGCATGCAACGATGCTTTGAACAGATATGCTGCCGGATTTGCTGCCCTTGTGAAGTCGGCGCTCGCTGACCTTGCTCCAAAGCTCCCCGGCTTTGCCTACTCCCTTGCCGACTCCTTCGCTGCCACACAGGCCAGCTTCTCCAACCCGCAGGCACTCGGTACGTGTTTCCAAATACTAAAATTGTACGTTTGGTATTTCAGCAAAAACTGTAACCGATTATGTCAGATTTCTGAATTTTCAGCATGCAGCCATTTTCTAAAATTCTGTGAAAATTAATTATGTGCTGATTGATCCGAAATTGTTTCCTCACTTTGTTAAGGTTTCGTAAGTTCGGACAGCGCGTGCTGCGGGACAGGGAGGCTGGGCGCGGAGGGAGGAACGCTATGCAAGAGGAACGACACTTTGTGTGCCGACCGGGACGCCTACGTGTTCTGGGACTCGGTCCACTCCACCCAGAGGGCCGCTGAGCTTGGTGCCCAGGGTCTGTTCGATGGCCCAGCTGAGCTCACCACACCAATAAACTTCAAGCAGCTGGCCTATAAGAGATACTGATTTTTTTAGGCTATAAGAGCAAGATATATTTATTTTGTTTGAGGAAAAGAACCATTTCTTCTTTTTTTACATGTAAGAGATGCTTAATTATCAATTCATTTGTCGCTGTTGGTTGTAGTTTTTTTTGTTTCTGTCACAATAATACAGCCCATGGCCTCTAGAAAAAAAAGGAGTAACCCGAGATTAATCTTCTAATTTATCTTTAATTTCATTTCAAGTGTgagacatgtaaatttttattggaaGTTGCATTATTGCACCCCACCTTCTCCCTCTCTACATAAGTAAACAGTTTTCATGCTACCTCGCAACTCAAATTATGatgtttttttctttcaaaatgggGATACCTCTAGCCTGTGCATCAATGGATCTACACAACTTACTTTATTGCACAACCTTTTAAGCTTTAGAGTTTACATCTCATGGATGAAATGAGGTGTACATAAAACCAGCCACTAGAAAAAGGCAAAACAAGTAGTCTATGCATCTTGTAAACGTCTAGAAAGCCATCAACCATCCTGGTTGAACATATCTCATACAAGCGTCTCTAAATGGATCCACCCATAATTTGTATGCGCTCGTTGCACCACTGGAAGCACGAAACACCATTATTGGATCCTACGAGTAGCCACACAGACAACCTATGAAAAATGAGTACTTCCTTTCTTGTTAAAGATGATATCATTTCTACAACTCCATAAAGACCATGCTAAAGCACAAGTTTCTAATCGAATTCGTGCCTTGGTATCTTTATCAatcccattcaaccaattactgaACATATTCGTGTAATTTTTTGGTGGGGCAATAATGGAAGTAAAGTGAAGTACTCTCCAAACAAGATGATCAAAGGGACATTCAATAATAAATCATTGATGGACTCCTCTTGGCCACACaaaacacatttcttacaaccatTTTAATTGGGCTTTGACAAATTGTTATTTTGTAAGGATTAC contains the following coding sequences:
- the LOC124662379 gene encoding GDSL esterase/lipase At1g71250-like; protein product: MKGIIVLLGLVVALAVGASAVRAGKPVVPAVFVLGDSTLDVGNNNHLPGKDVPRANVPFYGIDFPGGPMPTGRFSNGYNIADFIAKNLGFERSPLAYLVLKSRNYLIPSALTRGVSYASAGAGILDSTNAGNNIPLSKQLIYFASTKSEMEAAWGTHKVSTLLANSFFLLGFGSNDMFQTNPKTPADVAALYAALVSNYSAAITDLYGMGARKFGIINVGPVGCVPGVRVLNATGACNDALNRYAAGFAALVKSALADLAPKLPGFAYSLADSFAATQASFSNPQALGFVSSDSACCGTGRLGAEGGTLCKRNDTLCADRDAYVFWDSVHSTQRAAELGAQGLFDGPAELTTPINFKQLAYKRY